The genomic segment ACAGCATCGCTGCCTATTTCCGCACAAAGAAGAAAGAAACTAACACAAAGCATTCTTCACAGCAAAATAaaatatgcaactcaaatcttgccCTCTTCTCTATGTGATCCTCTTGATATTGGTGGCTTCATTTTATTACCAAGCCTTGGCCATTTCGCCTAGTACCATCTTTGGCAACTGGCAGCCGATTCCGAACGTTAACGTGCCAGAGGTGTTGGAAATTGCTAGATTCGCGGTGTCGGAGCACAACAAGAAGGCTAACGTGCAGTTGGAGTTTGTAAAGGCGGTGAAGGGTGAAACCCAAGTAGTTGAAGGTACGAATTACAGATTGGTCATCATCGCGAATGATAAGGCTGCCGGCAATGCGCCAGGAAACTACGAGGCTGTGGTCTGGGACATGCCTTGGAAGCATTTCAGGGAACTAAGCTCTTTTGTGAAAGTTTAAGGATGATATCATATATGTAATGCTAGTGTCCTGAATAAGAATGTCTTTGTATCtgatatgaaaaaatatttttggacatAAATTGAGATCTCCTTCGTTGAATTTTGGGATGTTATCTTATTATAAGTTTTAGAAAATACTAAATAAgctcttttaaaaaataactttGAGTGATCCAACTCTTTTCAAACCACATATAAACTATTAAACAACATATTTAAACATCTTATAAtgtcttttatatttttttagcaaACATCTTTTCTAGATTATGAACTCCCAAAAAGTTTGTAATTTTTTCGAAGATCGACCTTTCATTTGTATTGAGATAACTACGAAAGTGGACCGGGTTAAAttgtaataaaatcatttttgagTATAAACTATTTTACACATACTATTGTTTAATAAAAAACAAAGAACATATTAAAATGAAtttgagtaggtatcttgtgagacggtctcacgattatttatttgtgagacgggtcaatcctaccgatattcacaataaaaagtaatactcttagcataaaaagtaatactttttcatggatgaaccaaataagatatccgtttCACAAactacgacccgtgagaccgtttcacataaGTTTTTCCCATGAATTTTgacaaaataaccaaaatctcaaataagtaaatatataaaatataaaatgcaattttttgtATAAAAGATATGACTGATATTTAATTTTCATGAAAGTAAATAATCAaacaagaaataaaaaattttcgcGAGACAGAGTATGATGCTACACTTGTGAATAAAAATGTATTTGGTGGTCTATATTTATATCTTCATGTTCGGGTCAATTAAAAATTAGAAACCCTTCATGTATGTAAGAATAAATATAGATTTTTGGATGCACTCACTTGATATGGTAGAATGAAATAAagatatgaatcaaatgataaGTCTATTTTATTCTtatgatgaatatcacaaaaataaagataaataaattacaattattttttataaacaattcataatataattaaaatatttaaataataattattctaaAATTATTTGCTATTACTagcatcattattattatttattgttattatacttataatttttattaaatattaattattattgttatatttattgttatcatacaattattattattttataaaaaatattaatattattaataatattctaTTATtactataattattattttatttatttaactatgattcaatattaatatttattttattgttgttgaattaattattaataatattccATTTCTTATTATCGGTGTTGTTATcattgttattgttattatgaGCAGGGGCGGATTTAGAATTTATACTCTGTGGAGGTCGCTTATAAAATATGGACATTAAAAGAGAAAAGGCAAAAATTTCATCGGTCATATTCAACTAAACATAAACAAtatgctttaaaaaaaaatttataattaaaaaaaattcgacgTTCCTTCAATAATAGCATTTATACAAATATTTTAAGCAATTTCTGTTTCAGTAAATATTATCAATACATCCGAGAGAAAATCATCAT from the Primulina tabacum isolate GXHZ01 chromosome 8, ASM2559414v2, whole genome shotgun sequence genome contains:
- the LOC142554797 gene encoding cysteine proteinase inhibitor 1-like, with amino-acid sequence MQLKSCPLLYVILLILVASFYYQALAISPSTIFGNWQPIPNVNVPEVLEIARFAVSEHNKKANVQLEFVKAVKGETQVVEGTNYRLVIIANDKAAGNAPGNYEAVVWDMPWKHFRELSSFVKV